A section of the Roseomonas marmotae genome encodes:
- a CDS encoding S49 family peptidase: MRIPFLSRQPRVAIVRLAGVIAARGGPVGGPALNIEHLGPILDRAFALKRLAGVVLLINSPGGSPVQSALIGARIRRLAEEKKVPVIACVEDAAASGGYWLACAADEIVADGASIVGSIGVISSSFGLQDLMERWGVERRLTTAGGQKSFLDPFRPVDPEQQARLEELLSSIHREFKDWVRSRRGTRLTAAEDELFTGRFWTGREALPLGLVDRLGEVSSEIRRRFGEKVRVVRFGARKPPLPMRLLGGGAALALDHAASLAEERAAWSRVGL, encoded by the coding sequence ATGCGCATTCCCTTTCTCTCCCGCCAGCCCCGCGTCGCCATCGTGCGGCTGGCGGGCGTCATCGCCGCCCGGGGCGGCCCCGTGGGCGGCCCCGCCCTCAATATCGAGCATCTCGGTCCCATCCTGGACCGCGCCTTCGCCCTGAAGCGGCTGGCGGGGGTCGTGCTGCTCATCAACTCGCCCGGCGGCTCGCCCGTGCAGTCGGCACTGATCGGCGCCCGCATCCGCCGGCTGGCGGAGGAGAAGAAGGTGCCCGTGATCGCCTGCGTCGAGGATGCGGCGGCCTCCGGCGGCTACTGGCTGGCCTGCGCGGCGGATGAGATCGTGGCCGATGGCGCCAGCATCGTCGGCAGCATCGGCGTGATTTCCTCCAGCTTCGGCTTGCAGGACCTGATGGAACGCTGGGGCGTGGAGCGGCGGCTGACCACGGCGGGCGGCCAGAAATCCTTCCTCGACCCCTTCCGCCCGGTGGATCCCGAGCAGCAGGCACGGCTGGAGGAACTGCTCTCCTCCATCCATCGCGAGTTCAAGGATTGGGTGCGGTCCCGGCGCGGCACCAGGCTGACGGCGGCCGAGGATGAGCTTTTCACCGGCCGCTTTTGGACGGGGCGGGAGGCGCTGCCGCTGGGGCTGGTGGATCGCCTGGGCGAAGTCTCCTCGGAGATCCGCCGCCGGTTCGGGGAGAAGGTGCGGGTGGTGCGCTTCGGCGCCCGCAAGCCGCCGCTGCCGATGCGGCTGCTGGGCGGCGGCGCGGCGCTGGCGCTGGACCATGCCGCCAGCCTGGCCGAGGAACGCGCGGCCTGGAGCCGTGTCGGCCTCTAG